The following proteins come from a genomic window of Fibrobacter succinogenes:
- a CDS encoding glycosyl hydrolase family 5 — protein sequence MKKVLLSSLLAAGACAMFNACSDDPSSLLTPSAATSSSSVVWEEQSSSSVGLNSSSSNLASSSADGPLSSATSSSNVGDQPASSSANSSSSSVDNPVSSATESSSSKGPELDASGFPTLESYGAPPAVYTKDISATAKRGWNTRYWDACKPHCSWLKESSNDKTRADTSSNEAYLADYATARNCNIHDVEVPTFTLGNVSKAWLGYEGTRSACGDEKEKGVFTCTDMAPIQVTENLSYGYVAGTADSKCGKCYHLQYDGHFRNEMENNPPRETHKALKGKHMIVMASNIGMDVAGGDASLPAGQFDLMVPGGGVGAFDALSTQVNKGAGFNWGAGFGGFLTECQNQLGYDATLAEYQTCIKGMCDAAFGDAGLPNLLRGCHWFADWYMAADNPTYYIEEVECPQYLIDHYMTRFNTTLETNIKKVTDWSTYKEGDVLDTLHCWKAGEAPAENGWQNPSAGCDVK from the coding sequence ATGAAAAAGGTTTTATTGAGTTCTTTATTGGCGGCGGGCGCTTGTGCAATGTTTAATGCTTGCTCTGATGATCCCTCGTCTCTGCTGACTCCGTCTGCTGCGACTTCTTCATCAAGTGTTGTTTGGGAAGAACAAAGCAGTTCTTCTGTTGGGCTGAACTCCAGTAGTTCTAATCTGGCTTCGAGTTCCGCTGATGGTCCGCTTAGTTCTGCAACGAGCTCCAGCAATGTGGGCGACCAGCCGGCGAGTTCATCTGCAAATTCGTCATCTAGTTCTGTTGACAATCCGGTTTCGTCCGCTACAGAAAGTTCAAGTAGCAAAGGCCCTGAATTAGATGCTAGTGGGTTCCCGACTCTTGAGTCTTACGGTGCGCCTCCGGCGGTGTACACTAAGGACATTAGCGCTACGGCAAAGCGTGGCTGGAATACCCGTTACTGGGATGCCTGCAAGCCGCACTGCTCTTGGCTTAAGGAAAGCTCTAACGATAAAACCCGTGCAGATACTTCTTCTAACGAGGCGTACCTTGCCGATTATGCTACGGCGCGTAATTGCAACATTCACGATGTGGAAGTCCCTACCTTTACCTTGGGTAATGTCAGTAAGGCTTGGCTCGGTTACGAAGGTACCCGAAGCGCTTGTGGCGACGAAAAGGAAAAGGGCGTGTTCACCTGCACCGACATGGCTCCGATCCAGGTGACAGAAAACCTGTCTTACGGTTACGTGGCTGGTACTGCCGATAGCAAGTGCGGTAAGTGCTATCACTTGCAGTACGACGGTCACTTTAGAAACGAAATGGAAAACAACCCGCCCAGGGAAACCCATAAGGCACTCAAGGGCAAACACATGATCGTGATGGCCTCTAACATCGGTATGGATGTGGCTGGCGGTGACGCCAGTTTACCTGCAGGCCAGTTCGACTTGATGGTACCGGGTGGTGGCGTGGGCGCCTTTGACGCTCTCTCAACTCAGGTGAACAAGGGTGCCGGTTTTAACTGGGGCGCAGGCTTTGGCGGATTCTTGACCGAATGCCAGAACCAGCTCGGTTACGACGCTACTCTCGCCGAATACCAGACTTGTATCAAGGGGATGTGCGACGCGGCCTTTGGCGACGCGGGTCTCCCGAACTTGTTGCGCGGTTGCCACTGGTTTGCCGACTGGTACATGGCTGCAGACAATCCGACTTACTACATCGAAGAAGTGGAATGCCCGCAGTACTTGATTGACCATTACATGACCCGATTCAACACCACCTTGGAAACCAACATCAAGAAGGTGACCGACTGGTCCACATACAAGGAAGGCGACGTACTCGACACGCTCCATTGCTGGAAGGCGGGCGAAGCTCCCGCAGAAAACGGCTGGCAAAATCCGAGCGCCGGTTGCGATGTTAAATAA